The nucleotide window GACTCACTCGTGCCGGTCTTTGTGTCTGTGGGTCTTGGTGTCTGGCTGTGCGGCCGGCGCTATGGAGGCTGGCGCCCCATGTGCTTGTCCGCCCTGATataggcctagagagagagatttggagcctcttcttctctctcctcctccctcttgtacaggtgtgtgtaagggatgtgaaacggctagtttcaatcggtgacgtcacttgctctgagactgttgttgatgatgtgtgcagagggtccctggttcggcctaaagttatactgttacacaggctccagtcatcggagcacgagtggaatcccactcactgtgttatactgccatgcacacattcctaccctgttcatgtcagcatcatttattccctctcccccctttttgacatgtcctccacacacacacacacatatatggatttgcttttttcactgacaggttgggtggctcttaaaagagcctttgggttacTACAGCACTCCAAATGGGCTGTTTACTTGGAGCTGGTGTACTTGGTCACGGCCTTGGTGCCCTCGGACACTGCGTGCTTGGCCAGCTCTCCGGGGAGCAGCAGGCGCACTGCGGTCTGGATCTCCCTGGAGGTGATGGTGGAACGCTTGTTGTAGTGGGCCAGGCGAGACGACTCTCCGGCGATACGCTCGAAGATGTCGTTCACGAACGAGTTCATGATTCCCATGGCCTTGGAGGAGATGCCGGTATCGGGGTGGACCTGCTTCAGGACTTTGTACACGTAAATGGCGTAGCTCTCCTTCCTCGACTTTCGGCGTTTCTTGCCGCCTTTCCCTGCGGTCTTGGTGACGGCTTTCTTGGAGCCCTTCTTGGGCGCGGACTTTGCTGGCTCGGGCATGATGCTGATGTCTCGCTGCTTCTCACAAACgaatgagggggtggagagccctttccctcttatgaagacgaagctaagctaattcgccggccgtggacacacccctgctttctcataggcgcccctgccatttgcccagtggagctgagcgcgcataagagccttccactcagaggcttgcttccctaacaaagaccatagcctatgctctgtcactggtggggaatggtgtgtttccaaaaaagtcctacaatggCCAAAAATAAGGCTCCCCTTTTTGGTACTTGGTGGGGATTTCCCAGCCGTGGTGCCTTTATTTCGGGTGTCTCGTAATACGACTGTacgcaaagcctgcactgaacatagcctccctcctgtcatgaacactccctccctgtccactcaagagtggctcatggtttaatacgactgtaggcaaagcctgcactgaacatagcctcctgtcacgaatactccctccctgtccactcaagagtggctcatggtttcctacgataatggatttgacccttttgaagcggatgtgggtggctcttaaaagagcctttgggttcaAGTCGGGATGTTGACGTTCCGAGAAGAGTGCGTTTAACCGCCGAAACCGTACAGGGTGCGTCCCTGGCGTTTCAGAGCGTAGACCACGTCCATGGCCGTAACGGTCTTCCTCTTGGCGTGCTCGGTGTAGGTGACGGCGTCACGGATCACGTTCTCAAGGAACACCTTCAGGACACCGCGGGTCTCCTCGTAGATCAGCCCGGAGATACGCTTCACGCCGCCACGGCGAGCCAGACGGCGAATGGCGGGCTTGGTGATTCCCTGGATGTTATCGCGGAGAACCTTACGGTGACGCTTAGCGCCTCCTTTTCCGAGTCCCTTGCCGCCTTTACCTCTTCCAGACATCGTGTGTTCGCTAGCTGAGTTCAAGTGAATTAATGACGTAATTTTCGGTGCTCGGGTGCTCTTATTATCTGCGTTTGGTGGACCTGATTGAAGCCAGTGGCACAGAAAGCGCGCGCTTTTGCCTGGCCTCTGCTGCAAAGGGGAGGGCAGGGCGTTCGTTCTAGGGAACAATGGAGGAAGAAGAAATCAAAGCTACTTACTTACATGCGCGGGAAACAcactcaaatactgagctatgttgaacacaaggcccaactgtgatgtcccactcttcacattgattggtgttgttctacttgttgttgttgttgcacctgATTCAACTCTTTCAATCAGCTGTGCCTCTCCAGGGCTACCACAAAAAATGGCTACTCTACCCCtgcctggagttgggaaacactgaactaGTAGGATTCAACCCACTGCAGTTGCCAGTCACACCTAATAGAGATAGGCGTTAAAACCTCAAATAGTGTCACAAGTACAAAGGAGAAACAAAGTGCAACATACGGGAAACAAATACACAAGGAATGCCACAAACCCTATAAGGGGTCCGTAATGTCACCTCAGCAGTCATGTAGCTCTTGAAGGCCATGTAATAACgtcattcttctttttcttccctagacaggatccaggtggccatgggaagggtggtgatacctctgcaagctgaaacgcagtaaaacattcctcagacacccacccaacacacacacaataaagggatcattttcctatgcgtacagaggtgatagggatgtgcaaatattgtatggtacttttttcaaaaaacaataacatagcCTTATATTACGGAAATAGTGGTATGAGGTGGATCCTTTATAGGCCAGAGAGCCTCAGCTGTTGCATTGAATGATCTCAACAGGTCATTTCAAAGGGGACAAATGAGGCCCAAGGGCACATACTGGCGATTGACCAATCGGTGCAGTTGATTCACATCTCAGATGTGACTAGGTATCATCTTACAACTTATTGTTGCCATAATTGTCTCTTACGTGCACTTAGTGGCTGCCGGCCCTCGGTTTAGTACATCGAGCAACAGAGGTTGCCTTTTAGGAGAATGACTGACAAGCGTTCAACTAGCTGGGATGCAGCTAGTGTCATCAAAGCACTTTGTCATAGCAAGTTAGAAGAAATAGGTTAAGGTTACGAAAAGGCTTAGGCTTACCCCAAATGTCACGTCCGTTCGTAGCTGTACTCCGTGTAGGCACAACAAGTCatcacacagagagcacacttgAAGCACAACTGCACTGCCTGGAAGGCCGCAACGGACTGAATTGGAATCCCTCAAACAGCACGCTAACTACATTCCGCTTTATGATGTCACAGTCAGCCCCTCGGAACACTGGTCCTCAACAATCTCAAACACCTTGGATACCCAAGCCAAACATTCTCGAATCACTCACATTCACAAATCAACCAGGGCGAAGAAGGCTGCCAGGAATTGAATGCTGAAAAGCTAACCTCCTTCACAGAGCAACATCATAGGACTGGGAGTTTGTGTTCAACAGCTTGCGTTCCCCTATTATCAAGGGCTTAGTTCCTCTATAGGCTACAGTGCAGATACTTCACATGCAGAgtacaacaacaaataacagagggcctgttaccacaccctataggctaggagttgaacttggaccacaatgacattggtagtaattagcctgcagcataaatgacagctccctaacggggacataaagtggaaatggaagtgcgacacatagaggaaaagtcctaatcctaatcaaatagacacatttttttaaatttttatttttatttatttcaccaggtaggcaagttgagaacaagttctcatttacaattgcgacctggccaagattaagcaaagcagttcgacacatacaacgacacagacttacacatggagtaaaacaaacatacagtcaataatacagtataaacaagtctatatacgatgtgagcaaatgaggtgagataagggaggtaaaggcaaaaaaagcccatggtggcaaagtaaatacaatatagcaagtaaaacactggaatggtacatttgcaatggaagacatgtgcaaagtagaaataaaaataatggggtgcaaaggagcaaaataaatacattcattaaatacagtagggaaagaggtagttgtttggcctaaattataggtgggctatgtacaggtgcagtaatctgtgagctgctctgacagttggtgcttaaagctagtgagggagataagtgtttccagtttcagagatttttgtagttcgttccagtcattggcagcagagaactggaaggagaggcggccaaagaaagaattggttttgggggtgactagagagatatacatacacctgtttagcagatgtcgggaaatgcttgtgttactagctccaacagcacagtaagatctaaccatgttccaacattccacacaatacacccaaatgcaattggaatacatcaatatatggacgagcaatgtcagaccgtccgtagactaacataccttacaatacaatactttatatatccacatgacatgagctatgcaaaccacctccacgttaggaatgtgcccagtgatatctaacaaaaacacacacctccgtggaacccacatggcaagacaggaaggaagacatGCAGGAGTGCTCATGAAGAAGACCGGAATCATCTCCAATCAAGTGAACAATGTCAAAGGAATAGGGCAAGTCATATAGATAGGGAGGCATTTCACCGCCACCCGCTGGAGCACAAGTCATTTTGCCAACACTGGCTCATCATTCAAAGCCACATAGGGAGGGATCTTAACACCACCTGCTGGATCAGAAGTGCCACTCACAATGGCCACACAGACCATTTCTCCCTCAACCTGATGCAATTGTCACAACAAGTATGTGCTCAAAATCAAACATTAACTACAACAGATCATCAAATAGGCAAACACATGCTCATGTAGAGTACCTCAAATTATACAGttactttgtcaccaaagctaATCTGTCATTCATCTACAAATACATGCTCTTCTAAAGCCACAATGCAATGTTCACATGGTACATTTCATTTCTTACAATCTATGTCACTATTACTTCATTTGACTGCTCTTAAATCATATTCACTTAACCCTTTTCTTCACCTGCTGATTTTCTGCTGCTTTTGTCTCTTGCAGATTTGGACGTCATGTGAATCTATGTTTCTCAAGTATCAAAAGAGAGTAAGTTACATTGACCTACTTTATGAAAAACGGAATGGTACTTTTCTCTCTAGCCTAGTGCACTCTTTATCTGTAAGCTCCCCTACTGGTGTaggtagctaaaaaaaaaaaaggtacagaTGCCAGTACCCCATGTAGCCTATAGAACTTGATCTCGACGACCACATTTTACACCAATGCACCCCGACAATCGGTTGGTGGTCGGGAATCAAGTGGATGATTCTGGGACCAATTACAGGATGAGGGGTGTACTGAACTGTGCCTATAGCATGTCAAAAATCCCTCCAACGGGAAATAGGCCTTGGCAAATGGCCAGGGGCGCTGTCTTTTTCAGCACCACGGAGCTCCGCTATTACATGTCTCATGAGTGAAGATGcaacagcagacaattcctgctctttTGTCCTGAGATGACACACTTTAGCCGTGTCATTGCTGCATTTAACTGGCAGCCTGTATTTAGGGCCTTTACTTTGTCGTATCATTTGGTCAAGGGGTTTCGATTCCTCAGCAAATCTTCTTGGAAAAATGAACTAAATCCCACATCAGAAGTCGACTTCAAATCACGCCAAAGACACACGACTCTACTCTACTTTTTTTCGACCACCTTTCACTTGCGCCGGACAGAGATATATCATTTTACTTTCAATAGCTTAGTCAGTCGCATGAATTATGGGGTGCACACAGCTAACGTTGTAATGATCGGATCAAAACATGGATTTTTGGGGCCATCGAGGAATGTCACATGGGCCAGAAATCATTGAATGGCCATTTTCACAAAGGAATAGACAGACTCTAGCATGTTACATTCCAAGAGCAATTGGAATCGAAAAAACACAACGTGCCCCACTTGGggacccgaggaccgagt belongs to Oncorhynchus mykiss isolate Arlee unplaced genomic scaffold, USDA_OmykA_1.1 un_scaffold_432, whole genome shotgun sequence and includes:
- the LOC118956963 gene encoding histone H2B codes for the protein MPEPAKSAPKKGSKKAVTKTAGKGGKKRRKSRKESYAIYVYKVLKQVHPDTGISSKAMGIMNSFVNDIFERIAGESSRLAHYNKRSTITSREIQTAVRLLLPGELAKHAVSEGTKAVTKYTSSK